The Trichosurus vulpecula isolate mTriVul1 chromosome 4, mTriVul1.pri, whole genome shotgun sequence genome contains a region encoding:
- the C4H1orf68 gene encoding skin-specific protein 32 isoform X1, producing the protein MCDQQKQPQFLPCCVTGSASGPIQTTQGPAPSQAQVSYGSGPEPYQSKTSFVKGASSFFQKGQSKSSCVKCPPPCQTTYVKCPAPCQTTYVKCAPPCQTTYVKCPVPCQTTYVKCPAPCQTTYVKCPVPCQTTFVKCPPPCQTTYVKCAPPCQTTSVKCPPPCQTPCVKCPAPCQTQTYYVQAPSVQYLAPQGMVPSSYYVSSSCGTTSCPTAPISFGVRPLRRWIRGPQCREDIGCCENSGCGENSGCCSSGCCSSGCCEGGCCCLGIIPMRARGPACCANNDEDDCCC; encoded by the coding sequence atgtgtGACCAGCAGAAGCAGCCCCAGTTCCTGCCATGTTGTGTGACAGGCTCAGCTTCAGGGCCCATCCAAACTACCCAAGGCCCTGCTCCATCCCAGGCACAGGTTTCCTATGGGAGTGGACCAGAGCCATACCAGTCTAAGACTTCCTTTGTAAAAGGtgcctcttctttcttccagaaAGGTCAATCTAAGAGTTCTTGTGTGAAATGTCCACCTCCATGCCAGACTACCTATGTCAAATGCCCAGCTCCATGCCAAACAACCTATGTGAAATGTGCACCTCCATGCCAGACAACCTATGTGAAATGCCCAGTTCCATGCCAGACTACCTATGTCAAATGCCCAGCTCCGTGCCAGACTACCTATGTGAAATGTCCAGTTCCATGCCAAACTACCTTTGTGAAGTGCCCACCTCCATGTCAGACTACCTATGTGAAATGCGCGCCTCCATGTCAGACTACCTCTGTGAAATGCCCACCTCCATGCCAAACGCCTTGTGTCAAATGCCCAGCACCTTGCCAGACCCAGACTTACTACGTGCAGGCTCCCTCTGTCCAGTACTTGGCACCACAGGGCATGGTGCCATCTTCCTACTATGTTTCCAGTTCCTGTGGCACCACTTCCTGCCCCACTGCTCCGATAAGCTTTGGGGTGAGACCTTTGAGGCGCTGGATTCGTGGGCCCCAGTGCCGTGAAGACATAGGCTGTTGCGAGAATTCTGGCTGTGGTGAGAATTCTGGCTGCTGCAGCTCTGGCTGCTGTAGTTCTGGCTGTTGCGAAGGGGGGTGCTGCTGCTTGGGAATCATCCCCATGAGAGCCCGTGGTCCTGCCTGCTGTGCCAATAATGATGAAGATGACTGCTGCTGTTAG
- the C4H1orf68 gene encoding skin-specific protein 32 isoform X2: protein MCDQQKQPQFLPCCVTGSASGPIQTTQGPSSCVKCPPPCQTTYVKCPAPCQTTYVKCAPPCQTTYVKCPVPCQTTYVKCPAPCQTTYVKCPVPCQTTFVKCPPPCQTTYVKCAPPCQTTSVKCPPPCQTPCVKCPAPCQTQTYYVQAPSVQYLAPQGMVPSSYYVSSSCGTTSCPTAPISFGVRPLRRWIRGPQCREDIGCCENSGCGENSGCCSSGCCSSGCCEGGCCCLGIIPMRARGPACCANNDEDDCCC from the exons atgtgtGACCAGCAGAAGCAGCCCCAGTTCCTGCCATGTTGTGTGACAGGCTCAGCTTCAGGGCCCATCCAAACTACCCAAGGCCCT AGTTCTTGTGTGAAATGTCCACCTCCATGCCAGACTACCTATGTCAAATGCCCAGCTCCATGCCAAACAACCTATGTGAAATGTGCACCTCCATGCCAGACAACCTATGTGAAATGCCCAGTTCCATGCCAGACTACCTATGTCAAATGCCCAGCTCCGTGCCAGACTACCTATGTGAAATGTCCAGTTCCATGCCAAACTACCTTTGTGAAGTGCCCACCTCCATGTCAGACTACCTATGTGAAATGCGCGCCTCCATGTCAGACTACCTCTGTGAAATGCCCACCTCCATGCCAAACGCCTTGTGTCAAATGCCCAGCACCTTGCCAGACCCAGACTTACTACGTGCAGGCTCCCTCTGTCCAGTACTTGGCACCACAGGGCATGGTGCCATCTTCCTACTATGTTTCCAGTTCCTGTGGCACCACTTCCTGCCCCACTGCTCCGATAAGCTTTGGGGTGAGACCTTTGAGGCGCTGGATTCGTGGGCCCCAGTGCCGTGAAGACATAGGCTGTTGCGAGAATTCTGGCTGTGGTGAGAATTCTGGCTGCTGCAGCTCTGGCTGCTGTAGTTCTGGCTGTTGCGAAGGGGGGTGCTGCTGCTTGGGAATCATCCCCATGAGAGCCCGTGGTCCTGCCTGCTGTGCCAATAATGATGAAGATGACTGCTGCTGTTAG